A DNA window from Litorivicinus lipolyticus contains the following coding sequences:
- a CDS encoding KpsF/GutQ family sugar-phosphate isomerase, translating into MSHFDYLASARRTLTLEADAITDLAAALDPHFERACELILACTGRVIVTGMGKSGHIGTKLAATLASTGTPAFFVHPGEASHGDMGMITKDDVVIGLSNSGSSGEVVAMLPLLARLGSKLVGISSNPDSPLGQASHAHLTVAVKREACPLNLAPTSSTTAALAMGDALAIALLEARGFTADDFAFSHPGGALGRRLLMKVDDLMHAGDALPCVSDQAAVSDAIMEVTRGGLGITAVTDVTGKLIGVFTDGDLRRALDKDLSLKSTAVNQVMTAGGQRVKPGTLAAEAVRIMQETRVNAVVVTDNDRPIGILNMHDLMRAGVV; encoded by the coding sequence ATGAGTCACTTCGATTACCTGGCCAGTGCTCGCCGCACCCTGACGCTGGAAGCCGACGCCATCACCGACTTGGCAGCGGCACTGGACCCGCATTTTGAACGGGCCTGCGAGCTGATACTGGCCTGCACCGGCCGCGTCATCGTCACCGGCATGGGCAAAAGCGGCCACATTGGCACCAAACTGGCCGCGACCCTGGCAAGCACCGGAACCCCGGCGTTTTTTGTTCACCCCGGCGAAGCCAGCCATGGCGACATGGGCATGATCACTAAAGACGACGTCGTCATCGGGCTGAGTAATTCCGGTTCGTCCGGCGAAGTGGTCGCGATGCTACCGCTACTGGCGCGTCTGGGCAGCAAACTGGTCGGCATCAGCAGCAACCCTGATAGCCCATTGGGCCAAGCCAGCCATGCGCATTTGACAGTGGCCGTTAAGCGCGAAGCCTGTCCGCTTAATTTGGCACCGACGTCCAGCACCACGGCGGCACTGGCGATGGGTGATGCGCTGGCGATTGCGCTGTTGGAAGCGCGCGGCTTCACGGCTGACGACTTTGCCTTTTCCCACCCCGGTGGCGCCTTGGGTCGACGCCTATTAATGAAGGTCGACGACCTGATGCACGCCGGCGATGCACTGCCCTGTGTCAGCGACCAGGCGGCCGTCAGCGATGCGATCATGGAAGTCACCCGCGGCGGGCTTGGCATCACCGCGGTCACCGATGTCACGGGCAAACTGATTGGGGTGTTTACCGACGGCGATTTGCGCCGCGCCCTGGACAAGGACCTGAGCCTCAAATCGACCGCAGTCAACCAGGTCATGACCGCCGGCGGTCAGCGTGTCAAACCCGGAACTCTGGCCGCCGAGGCCGTGCGCATCATGCAAGAAACCCGGGTCAACGCGGTCGTGGTCACGGACAACGATCGCCCGATTGGCATACTCAACATGCACGATCTGATGCGCGCAGGTGTCGTATGA
- a CDS encoding KdsC family phosphatase, which produces MSLAKIRLLALDVDGILTDGRVWFDGDGEQLKPFHTQDGLGIKLVQSHGIAVALVTGRVSPMVDYRARQLGIAHVIQGRDDKLAAITELTGTLQLTLDQVAYMGDDLPDLSALLAVGVGRTVPGADPWVRERVEATRAAGGMGAVRELCNALLAAQGHQASVLAEFGVGE; this is translated from the coding sequence ATGAGTCTCGCTAAAATTCGCCTTTTGGCGCTGGATGTCGATGGCATTTTGACCGACGGTCGGGTCTGGTTTGACGGCGACGGCGAGCAACTCAAGCCCTTTCACACCCAAGACGGCCTCGGTATCAAATTGGTCCAAAGCCACGGCATCGCCGTCGCGCTGGTGACAGGGCGAGTATCGCCGATGGTCGACTACCGGGCGCGCCAATTAGGCATCGCACACGTCATCCAGGGCCGCGATGACAAGCTGGCGGCGATTACTGAACTGACCGGCACGTTACAGCTGACCCTGGACCAGGTTGCCTACATGGGCGATGACCTGCCCGATCTGTCGGCACTGTTAGCGGTTGGCGTCGGGCGTACCGTGCCGGGTGCTGACCCTTGGGTGCGCGAACGTGTTGAGGCGACGCGCGCCGCCGGCGGCATGGGTGCCGTGCGCGAACTGTGCAATGCGCTGCTGGCGGCCCAGGGCCATCAGGCCAGCGTATTGGCCGAATTCGGAGTCGGTGAATGA
- the lptC gene encoding LPS export ABC transporter periplasmic protein LptC, with the protein MNPVWVAGLILAALIWVSWDDTRARPVVVDLAAAEQDVALRVVNPRLRQFDADGALKSTMTAPEALDFDGSRPGQITQPALTWPLSGWQAESTIGETYPDRTLLKGDATATHAAERRTLNADQIEYQGDVMTATGNAKIHAPDFTAGAGQVRIETTTDTIELTQQVTTTLWPAR; encoded by the coding sequence ATGAACCCGGTTTGGGTCGCAGGCCTGATCCTAGCGGCACTGATTTGGGTCAGCTGGGATGACACTCGGGCGCGCCCCGTGGTGGTTGACTTGGCCGCCGCCGAACAAGACGTGGCGCTGCGCGTGGTCAACCCGCGCCTTCGTCAGTTCGATGCGGACGGCGCGCTAAAAAGCACCATGACCGCCCCCGAAGCCCTCGACTTTGACGGTTCCCGACCCGGCCAGATCACCCAGCCGGCGCTGACCTGGCCACTGTCTGGCTGGCAAGCCGAGTCGACGATTGGCGAGACCTACCCGGATCGAACGCTACTCAAGGGCGACGCAACGGCTACCCATGCCGCCGAGCGGCGAACCTTGAACGCCGACCAAATTGAATACCAAGGCGACGTTATGACCGCCACCGGCAACGCGAAAATACACGCCCCCGACTTTACCGCAGGCGCCGGACAGGTCAGGATCGAAACCACAACCGATACCATCGAACTGACACAACAGGTAACCACAACCTTATGGCCCGCTCGCTAA
- the lptA gene encoding lipopolysaccharide transport periplasmic protein LptA, translating into MARSLIALLLTLSTAAAALPEDRDLPITVNADNASFDERAGRAVYTGNVILTQGALRIEAARLTAKLINGQVDSMTATGSPAIFADTPNVEQGPVKGIASTIDWTLTDQIMVLTGDAELTQSTNTVIGESVIYRQAKGTLEASSQGSGERVQMTLTPNNS; encoded by the coding sequence ATGGCCCGCTCGCTAATTGCTCTGTTGCTGACCCTCAGCACCGCCGCCGCTGCGCTGCCCGAAGATCGCGACCTGCCGATCACGGTCAACGCCGACAACGCCAGCTTTGATGAGCGTGCTGGCCGCGCCGTGTACACCGGCAATGTAATTCTGACTCAGGGCGCACTGCGCATTGAAGCGGCGCGACTGACCGCGAAGCTGATCAATGGTCAGGTCGACAGCATGACCGCCACTGGCAGCCCAGCAATTTTTGCTGACACCCCAAACGTCGAACAAGGTCCAGTCAAAGGCATTGCCAGCACCATCGACTGGACCCTGACCGACCAGATTATGGTCCTGACCGGCGACGCGGAGTTGACCCAGTCAACCAACACCGTAATTGGCGAGTCGGTCATCTACCGCCAAGCCAAGGGCACCCTTGAAGCCAGCAGCCAGGGCAGCGGCGAGCGCGTGCAAATGACCCTGACACCCAACAATTCGTGA
- the lptB gene encoding LPS export ABC transporter ATP-binding protein translates to MTERALTASGLAKRYGKRQVVKDMSVRVEPGEIVGLLGPNGAGKTTSFYMIVGLVKADSGAVTIDGQDVSRQPMHRRSQRGLGYLAQEASIFRRLSSRDNLLAVLELRRDLDKRQRQQKADALLAEFHLEHVADSLGQALSGGERRRVEIARALAMDPAYVLLDEPFAGVDPISVSDIKRLVRGLAARDIGVLITDHNVRETLDLCDRGYIVSDGSLLAQGSPQDLLANETVRQVYLGHEFRM, encoded by the coding sequence GTGACTGAGCGTGCACTGACAGCCAGCGGTCTGGCTAAGCGCTACGGCAAACGTCAAGTCGTCAAAGACATGTCGGTGCGCGTCGAACCGGGCGAGATTGTCGGCTTGCTGGGTCCCAATGGCGCCGGCAAAACGACCTCGTTTTACATGATTGTCGGCTTGGTTAAAGCCGACAGCGGTGCGGTCACTATCGACGGCCAAGACGTCAGCCGCCAACCCATGCACCGACGCTCCCAGCGCGGGCTGGGTTATCTGGCGCAGGAAGCCAGCATTTTTCGACGACTGTCCAGTCGCGACAACTTGTTGGCGGTACTGGAATTACGCCGCGACTTGGATAAGCGCCAGCGCCAGCAAAAAGCCGACGCCTTGCTGGCCGAGTTCCACCTCGAACACGTCGCCGACAGCCTCGGCCAGGCCCTATCCGGCGGCGAGCGGCGGCGCGTCGAAATCGCCCGTGCGCTGGCCATGGACCCCGCCTACGTGTTGCTGGACGAACCCTTTGCTGGGGTCGACCCGATCTCGGTGAGCGACATCAAACGCCTGGTCCGAGGGTTGGCGGCACGCGATATCGGCGTCCTGATCACCGATCACAACGTGCGCGAAACGCTCGACCTGTGCGATCGCGGTTACATCGTCAGCGACGGATCCTTGCTCGCCCAAGGCAGCCCCCAAGACTTACTGGCCAACGAGACCGTACGACAGGTCTATTTAGGGCACGAATTTCGCATGTAG
- a CDS encoding RNA polymerase factor sigma-54 has product MKQSLQLKMGQQLAMTPQLQQAIRMLQLSTLELQQEIQQALDENPLLEREDDEGLAAAPDSDSITEQPDASEKSVDELVSQTDNLGDNDAMDSRWEDTFVNNSSSIEGLPEFEARSSAPVTLHQHLLDQMWQLHLTPRDQVLFIALVDGIDDAGYLRESLETICEATADELDDIAEVDEVAVVLKQIHHLDPPGIGARDVQECLRIQLRQLGDSVDARETAIRIIDERFEALAKRDLTSISRGLGVDKSEVHEALSLIKTLSPRPGSAIGSSDTDYVIPDLVVRKVNTLWRVELNAEAVPRLYLNRTYSDLVEHLDDDSKNYIKAQTREAKWLIKSVESRYDTLLKVGRTIMAEQLEFLEHGEESMRPLILADIARQIDMHESTVSRATTQKFVLTPKGLFELKFFFSSQLASADGSEAASSTAIRAVIKRLVAAEPRTKPLSDSKLTALLGEEGYTVARRTVAKYREGMGIAGSSERKQFA; this is encoded by the coding sequence ATGAAGCAATCTCTACAGCTAAAGATGGGCCAACAGTTGGCGATGACGCCACAACTGCAGCAAGCCATCCGCATGCTGCAGCTGTCGACGCTGGAACTGCAGCAAGAAATTCAACAAGCGTTGGACGAAAACCCGTTGCTGGAACGCGAAGACGACGAAGGCTTAGCCGCCGCGCCGGATAGCGACAGCATCACCGAACAGCCCGATGCCAGCGAAAAAAGTGTCGACGAACTGGTCAGCCAAACCGATAACCTTGGCGACAACGACGCCATGGACTCGCGCTGGGAAGACACCTTCGTTAACAACTCCAGCTCGATCGAAGGGCTGCCCGAATTTGAAGCCCGCTCCAGCGCGCCCGTCACCTTGCACCAACACCTCCTGGACCAAATGTGGCAGCTGCACCTGACACCGCGTGACCAGGTGCTGTTTATTGCCCTGGTTGACGGCATCGACGACGCCGGTTACCTGCGCGAAAGCCTAGAGACCATCTGCGAAGCGACGGCGGATGAACTAGACGATATCGCCGAAGTCGATGAAGTGGCGGTCGTATTGAAGCAAATCCACCACCTTGACCCGCCCGGCATTGGCGCCCGCGACGTCCAAGAATGCCTGCGCATTCAACTGCGCCAACTGGGCGACTCCGTTGATGCCCGCGAGACCGCGATCCGCATCATCGACGAACGTTTTGAGGCTCTGGCCAAGCGCGATTTGACCAGCATCAGCCGCGGCTTGGGCGTCGACAAGTCCGAAGTCCACGAAGCCCTCAGCCTGATCAAAACCCTGTCGCCGCGCCCCGGCAGCGCGATTGGCTCAAGTGATACCGACTATGTCATTCCAGATTTGGTGGTGCGCAAGGTCAACACCCTGTGGCGCGTCGAGCTGAATGCCGAGGCCGTGCCGCGGTTGTACCTCAACCGCACCTACAGCGACTTGGTCGAGCACCTGGACGACGACTCCAAAAACTACATCAAAGCGCAAACCCGCGAGGCCAAGTGGCTAATCAAATCGGTCGAAAGCCGCTATGACACGCTGCTTAAAGTCGGTCGCACAATTATGGCCGAGCAACTGGAGTTTTTGGAGCACGGCGAAGAGTCCATGCGCCCGCTAATCCTGGCCGACATCGCCCGTCAAATCGACATGCACGAAAGCACGGTGTCGCGCGCAACCACGCAAAAGTTTGTGCTGACTCCCAAGGGTCTGTTCGAGCTGAAGTTCTTTTTCTCGTCGCAGCTGGCCTCCGCCGACGGCTCCGAAGCGGCCAGCTCAACCGCCATTCGCGCGGTCATCAAACGCCTGGTCGCGGCCGAACCTCGGACCAAACCGCTGTCGGATTCAAAACTGACGGCGTTGCTGGGCGAGGAAGGCTACACAGTCGCCCGGCGCACAGTTGCCAAATACCGTGAAGGCATGGGCATTGCAGGTTCCAGCGAGCGCAAGCAGTTCGCGTAA
- the hpf gene encoding ribosome hibernation-promoting factor, HPF/YfiA family translates to MHISISGQHLEITDAIRDYVQSKFDRLTRHSDTITRIEVVLRVEKTRQIAEGSIHVAGADLHALSENDDMYASIDLMTDKLDRQVLKHKEKNVARKQGAA, encoded by the coding sequence ATGCACATCAGTATCAGCGGGCAACATCTCGAAATCACCGACGCCATTCGCGACTACGTCCAATCCAAATTCGATCGACTGACCCGACACTCTGACACCATCACCCGAATCGAAGTGGTGCTGCGGGTCGAGAAAACACGCCAAATTGCCGAGGGGTCGATCCATGTTGCCGGGGCCGATTTACATGCGCTGTCGGAAAACGACGACATGTATGCGTCGATCGACCTGATGACCGACAAGCTCGACCGACAAGTCCTTAAACATAAAGAGAAGAACGTCGCACGAAAGCAAGGTGCGGCATAG
- a CDS encoding PTS sugar transporter subunit IIA: MNQSLSDYLLPTQVHPQFAVKSKKRSLELAAVQISETLNCDDHQAELLMDGLQARERLGSTGIGQGIAVPHCRSSVVNEPSVHLFALENPIDFDALDGAPVDFLCVLLVPEDANEVHLQLLRDVIRTFGNPECRAPLLAAKTPAVLHQTAIDLFERLA; this comes from the coding sequence TTGAACCAATCTCTCTCTGACTATTTGCTACCTACACAGGTCCATCCGCAATTTGCCGTCAAAAGTAAAAAGCGCTCACTGGAACTGGCTGCCGTTCAAATTTCCGAAACCCTAAATTGTGATGACCACCAAGCCGAGTTACTGATGGACGGCCTGCAGGCGCGCGAGCGCTTGGGCAGCACCGGCATTGGCCAGGGCATTGCCGTACCGCACTGCCGCAGCAGCGTCGTCAACGAACCCAGCGTGCACCTGTTTGCGCTGGAAAACCCGATCGACTTTGACGCCCTAGACGGAGCACCGGTCGACTTCTTGTGTGTGCTGCTGGTTCCAGAAGACGCTAACGAAGTCCACTTGCAGCTATTACGTGATGTCATTCGCACCTTTGGCAACCCCGAATGCCGAGCGCCGTTGTTGGCTGCGAAAACCCCAGCGGTGCTGCATCAAACCGCTATTGACCTGTTCGAGCGGCTGGCATGA
- the rapZ gene encoding RNase adapter RapZ — protein MSLRLVVVSGRSGSGKSAALGALEDAGYTCIDNLPVGVLLPTLRLLEQRDQAQPVAVGIDARGRAEDLAALPNVLSGMAELGIESSIVWLDANTSTLINRFHATRRRHPLLTASGSLEKALEAELRLLDPIVQHADRHMDTTRLSLHDLRAGILQVADPDHQPGRPEVHVLSFGFKHGVPDTIDFVFDARFLPNPFWEPVLRPFNGTDPAVIEFLSARPESLEYLSDLGALLLRWVPNIIATGRPNVTVAIGCTGGQHRSVFLAEQLKTRLADSFDVSVRHRELSRD, from the coding sequence ATGAGTTTGCGCCTGGTCGTCGTCAGTGGTCGTTCCGGGTCCGGCAAAAGCGCCGCACTGGGCGCACTCGAAGACGCCGGCTACACCTGTATCGACAACTTACCGGTGGGGGTCTTGTTACCCACGCTGCGGTTGTTGGAACAGCGCGACCAGGCCCAACCCGTTGCCGTCGGCATTGATGCCCGTGGTCGTGCCGAGGACCTAGCGGCGCTGCCCAACGTGCTGTCAGGCATGGCCGAATTGGGTATTGAAAGCAGCATTGTCTGGCTGGATGCCAACACCTCGACGCTGATCAACCGATTTCATGCCACCCGTCGACGCCACCCACTGCTGACCGCCTCAGGTTCGCTCGAGAAAGCCTTAGAGGCCGAACTGCGCCTGTTGGACCCCATTGTTCAGCACGCGGACCGGCACATGGACACAACCCGTCTGAGCCTGCATGACCTGCGCGCCGGCATCCTACAGGTGGCCGATCCGGATCATCAGCCGGGGCGGCCCGAGGTCCATGTGCTGTCGTTTGGCTTCAAGCATGGCGTACCCGACACCATCGACTTTGTGTTTGATGCACGCTTCCTGCCCAACCCCTTTTGGGAGCCGGTGCTGCGTCCGTTCAACGGCACCGACCCCGCGGTCATCGAGTTTCTGAGCGCGCGCCCAGAGTCGCTCGAGTACCTGTCCGACCTCGGAGCGCTGCTGCTGCGTTGGGTGCCAAATATCATCGCCACCGGGCGCCCGAATGTGACCGTCGCGATCGGCTGCACCGGCGGCCAGCACCGCTCGGTGTTTTTGGCCGAACAATTAAAAACCCGCTTGGCAGACAGCTTCGACGTCAGCGTTCGCCACCGAGAACTCAGCCGTGATTGA
- a CDS encoding HPr family phosphocarrier protein — protein sequence MIERTVRLVNPKGLHARASHKLAECAQGFTCDTQLFFEGHQANAKQIMSVMLLAAPVGSALTLRCHGTDATACLDALCALIANGLGELGERAEH from the coding sequence GTGATTGAGCGGACCGTGCGCTTGGTTAACCCGAAAGGGTTGCATGCGCGCGCCTCGCACAAACTGGCCGAATGCGCCCAGGGCTTTACCTGCGACACCCAGCTGTTTTTCGAGGGGCACCAGGCCAATGCCAAACAGATCATGTCGGTGATGCTGTTAGCGGCGCCGGTTGGCAGCGCTCTGACCCTGCGCTGTCATGGAACCGACGCAACCGCCTGCTTAGATGCCCTGTGTGCACTCATTGCGAATGGCTTAGGAGAGCTAGGTGAACGCGCCGAACACTGA
- the mgtE gene encoding magnesium transporter: MNAPNTELLAEERLQVVEQALSNGALAKIRRMLNGGMAPADVAHLLESSPQKDRVVLWNLIESELDGEVLQYLGEEVRAEIVGRMTQGELLNAVAAFETDDLVDLLQELPERVSEQVLQAMDFQDRERIEAVLSYSEDTAGGLMNTDTITVRPDVTLDVAFRFLRRHPTLPDILDNLLVVNRRDEFIGILPLNILLTSDSGLLVRDVMRTETEVLRPDVSSDEVARRFQRMDLVSAPVVSDNNKLLGRITIDDVVDVIKEQAEHALLQLQGLDEDVDLFAPVLRTARRRGVWLGINLLTAFIASAVIGLFEATLQQVVALAVLMPIVASMGGIAGTQSLTIVIRAMALGQITPARGRSLVIKEISVGLLNGIFWSCAVALVAYLWFGDATLGAIIGISIVVNLATAALAGTTLPGLLKRIGVDPALAGGVLLTTITDVVGFFTFLGLAALAF; the protein is encoded by the coding sequence GTGAACGCGCCGAACACTGAATTACTGGCCGAAGAACGCCTCCAGGTCGTCGAACAGGCGCTATCCAATGGTGCGCTGGCGAAAATTCGCCGCATGCTCAACGGCGGCATGGCGCCGGCGGACGTGGCCCACCTGCTGGAATCGTCGCCGCAAAAAGACCGCGTGGTGCTGTGGAACCTGATCGAGTCCGAACTGGACGGCGAGGTGCTGCAGTACCTTGGCGAGGAAGTGCGAGCCGAAATCGTTGGACGCATGACCCAGGGCGAACTGCTTAACGCGGTTGCGGCCTTCGAAACCGATGACTTAGTGGATTTGCTCCAGGAATTGCCGGAACGTGTGTCCGAGCAGGTCCTGCAGGCTATGGATTTTCAGGACCGCGAACGTATCGAAGCGGTACTGTCGTATTCCGAGGACACCGCCGGCGGTTTAATGAACACCGACACCATCACCGTGCGTCCGGACGTGACCTTGGACGTAGCATTTCGCTTTCTGCGTCGTCACCCAACCCTGCCGGACATCCTGGACAATCTGTTGGTGGTCAACCGGCGTGATGAATTCATCGGCATTTTGCCCCTCAACATATTACTGACCTCCGACTCGGGGCTGTTGGTGCGCGACGTCATGCGCACCGAAACCGAGGTGCTACGCCCAGACGTCAGCAGCGATGAAGTCGCCCGGCGTTTTCAGCGCATGGACTTGGTCAGCGCACCCGTGGTGAGTGACAACAACAAATTGTTGGGGCGCATCACGATCGATGACGTGGTCGACGTCATCAAAGAACAAGCCGAGCACGCCTTGCTGCAACTGCAGGGACTGGACGAAGACGTAGATTTGTTCGCACCGGTCTTGCGAACCGCGCGGCGACGCGGCGTGTGGCTGGGCATCAACTTGCTGACCGCGTTCATTGCCAGTGCCGTGATTGGGTTGTTCGAGGCGACCCTGCAGCAGGTCGTCGCGCTGGCGGTGTTGATGCCGATTGTCGCCAGCATGGGTGGCATTGCCGGAACACAGTCCCTGACTATCGTGATTCGCGCTATGGCACTGGGCCAGATCACCCCGGCACGCGGTCGATCCTTGGTCATCAAGGAAATCAGCGTCGGCCTGTTAAACGGCATATTTTGGTCCTGCGCGGTCGCGCTGGTGGCCTACCTGTGGTTTGGCGATGCCACCTTGGGCGCCATCATTGGCATATCGATCGTGGTCAACTTGGCGACCGCAGCGTTGGCAGGGACAACCCTGCCCGGATTGCTCAAACGCATCGGTGTTGACCCGGCCCTGGCCGGCGGCGTGCTGCTGACGACCATTACCGACGTGGTCGGATTTTTTACCTTTTTGGGCTTGGCCGCGCTGGCGTTTTAA
- a CDS encoding TldD/PmbA family protein — translation MTESVSFVWDPKREGAQLSDAAELMLSLAVKHGAHHAQMGANASKGLSVTVRNRAPETLEFENDRSIGLSVWIDGRKGSASTSDLSAAALEACVKAACSIAQYTEADPYGGLPEPEQLAQQADDLGQDFTLDISPEQAFDIARTCEARALDHADIVNSEGSDYSARRGVRVSANSHGQRLIQMSSQYSLSAVVLARDGDGLQRDYAYDYRRNADDLDSPESIGAMAQARTLARCAARPIKTGSVAVVFDPRVSGSLIGALSSALNGNAQWRQSSWLLGALGQSILPAGFDLFERPHLRGAMASSSVDGDGLVTRDQTFIEDGQVASYVLDVYAGRRLDLPSTGNAGGTRNLQLSGGQGSQADLLKQMGTGLLITEMMGHGLNAVTGDYSRGASGFWVDNGVIQHAVEGITVACNLKTLWPTLAAVAADADCRGSTHAPSLLFPAVTVAS, via the coding sequence ATGACTGAATCTGTGTCCTTTGTATGGGATCCGAAAAGAGAGGGCGCGCAACTGTCCGACGCCGCCGAGTTAATGCTTAGTTTAGCGGTCAAGCACGGCGCGCACCATGCGCAGATGGGGGCGAATGCGTCAAAAGGTTTAAGCGTCACGGTTCGTAACCGTGCACCGGAGACTTTGGAGTTCGAAAACGACCGCTCGATCGGCCTCAGTGTTTGGATCGATGGCCGTAAGGGCAGTGCGTCGACCAGCGACCTCAGTGCGGCCGCCTTGGAGGCCTGTGTCAAAGCCGCGTGTTCGATTGCTCAGTATACCGAGGCGGATCCCTACGGCGGGTTGCCGGAGCCGGAGCAGCTGGCCCAACAGGCCGATGACTTGGGCCAGGACTTCACCTTGGACATCAGCCCCGAGCAAGCCTTTGATATCGCCCGCACCTGCGAGGCCCGAGCGCTGGACCACGCTGATATTGTGAACTCCGAAGGATCCGACTACAGCGCCCGTCGCGGCGTTCGTGTCAGTGCCAACTCCCACGGCCAACGCTTGATTCAAATGTCCAGCCAGTATTCGTTGTCGGCGGTGGTGTTGGCGCGCGATGGCGACGGCCTGCAGCGTGACTATGCCTATGATTACCGGCGCAATGCGGACGATTTGGACAGCCCCGAGTCGATTGGGGCGATGGCTCAGGCTCGCACCCTGGCGCGCTGCGCTGCCCGGCCGATTAAAACCGGATCGGTGGCGGTGGTGTTTGACCCCCGTGTCAGCGGCTCGCTGATCGGTGCGTTATCCAGTGCATTGAATGGCAACGCCCAATGGCGCCAAAGCTCGTGGTTACTGGGCGCCCTGGGCCAGTCGATATTGCCGGCCGGGTTTGATCTGTTTGAACGCCCGCACCTGCGTGGCGCCATGGCCAGCTCCAGCGTCGACGGCGACGGGCTGGTGACACGTGATCAGACCTTTATTGAGGACGGCCAAGTCGCGTCGTATGTGCTGGACGTGTATGCCGGGCGTCGCCTTGACTTACCCTCAACGGGCAACGCCGGTGGCACTCGTAACCTCCAACTCAGCGGCGGCCAGGGCAGTCAGGCCGATTTGCTCAAACAGATGGGCACCGGGTTGTTAATTACCGAAATGATGGGGCATGGGTTGAATGCGGTGACCGGTGATTACTCCCGCGGCGCCAGTGGATTTTGGGTCGACAATGGCGTGATCCAGCACGCGGTCGAGGGCATCACGGTGGCCTGCAACCTTAAAACGTTGTGGCCAACGCTGGCAGCGGTCGCCGCCGATGCCGATTGCCGCGGCAGCACGCATGCACCCTCGTTACTGTTCCCAGCGGTGACGGTAGCGAGTTAA
- the yjgA gene encoding ribosome biogenesis factor YjgA, with protein MTDDSLEDFDDRPSKSELKREMHDLQAIAHQLVDLTPTQMAKVPMPEVLLVGVKDAQRFKKEAKRRQMQYLGKVMRRLDPEPIKAALAEFDAASAESINRMRGLEQWRERLIAEDRVLTEFLDRYPHVDAQPLRQLVRNARANKSGAARALYRFIRDQIQ; from the coding sequence ATGACGGACGACTCCTTGGAAGACTTTGACGATCGCCCCAGTAAAAGCGAACTGAAAAGGGAAATGCACGACCTGCAGGCTATTGCGCATCAGCTGGTCGACTTGACCCCGACACAGATGGCCAAGGTTCCCATGCCCGAGGTGCTGCTGGTGGGCGTCAAAGACGCCCAACGCTTTAAAAAAGAAGCCAAACGCCGGCAAATGCAGTACCTGGGTAAAGTCATGCGAAGGCTTGATCCGGAACCGATCAAAGCGGCGCTGGCCGAATTTGACGCCGCCAGCGCTGAAAGCATTAACCGCATGCGCGGACTGGAACAATGGCGTGAACGCTTGATCGCAGAAGACCGTGTGTTGACCGAGTTTTTGGACCGCTACCCGCACGTTGATGCACAGCCGCTGCGCCAGCTGGTGCGCAATGCACGCGCCAATAAGTCCGGTGCCGCGCGCGCGCTGTATCGATTTATCCGCGACCAGATCCAATAG